The following are encoded in a window of Pseudomonas sp. JQ170C genomic DNA:
- a CDS encoding TonB-dependent receptor family protein has product MPRATSATRTHSTKVVGRDWTLAGVGAALLTLAPLAEAQDGAAPEQRLETVTVQAAKVTPVEQAQAQLDEIPGGTSLVTQAEVEKGRSATLEDTLAYQPGVYAQAAGGNDAIKISIRGSGANTSPGYFREGTKFLFDGLALTGAGGTPYELLDTQGLSYTEVLRGANAFEFGALSLGGAINFVTQSGLTAPGNRIKVEGGSFGWQKQTLSTGGTAGSGDYFISVDNSRRDGYQDFTFTKAKGVVSNFGYRFNPKLETRLYIRYREEYHENSGTLTRAQLKKNSTQTNPATQATRSDSTKEGSTWVGSKTTYTFDDDSTLVAGLVYHNYPQILSKKSTVNPNYWDWRDINYSLNYTRSDELLGLPSITTAGWTSTQHIRSGVRTYKGDKDLGVLQKQVEYDGSFDHVFTLGNDLGLTDNLYLSTGVSAIEVKRNVDVSFSDRPNTSSFPSHYRYQEWKLAPRAGLRYYLTPDVQVYGNVSRSIDPPSSWSSSGSGVTTNFAKTLVPQSANTVELGIRGRSEIFDGSLTLYKSWIKDELLNVEIIPATTTSASVVSTANASPTIHQGVEAGLTTKLWQRANGDVLSWRQAYTLNDFHYQHDPLFSKNELPGLPKHIYQGELFYQYANGFYAGVNVRTASRTAVDYANSFYAPSYTLWGARLGYDAPNNKWQVYLDLKNLTDQDYATALLPTYDAKGQDTAALYPGDGFGAYTGIAYNF; this is encoded by the coding sequence GTGCCTCGGGCAACATCCGCAACACGCACTCATTCGACCAAAGTAGTAGGGAGAGACTGGACACTGGCCGGCGTCGGCGCCGCACTGCTGACATTGGCCCCCTTGGCCGAGGCCCAGGACGGCGCAGCACCCGAACAACGCCTGGAAACCGTGACGGTCCAGGCCGCAAAAGTCACCCCGGTGGAACAGGCCCAGGCGCAACTGGACGAAATTCCCGGGGGCACCAGCCTGGTCACCCAGGCCGAGGTCGAGAAGGGCCGTTCGGCGACCCTGGAAGACACCCTGGCTTACCAGCCGGGCGTGTATGCCCAGGCCGCCGGTGGCAACGATGCGATCAAGATTTCCATCCGTGGCTCGGGCGCCAATACCTCGCCCGGCTACTTTCGCGAAGGCACCAAGTTCTTGTTCGACGGCCTGGCGCTGACCGGCGCCGGTGGCACGCCCTATGAGCTGCTCGACACCCAGGGCCTGAGCTACACCGAAGTCCTGCGCGGGGCCAACGCCTTCGAGTTCGGCGCCTTGTCGCTGGGCGGGGCGATCAACTTCGTCACCCAGTCGGGGCTTACCGCACCGGGCAACCGCATCAAGGTCGAGGGCGGCAGCTTCGGCTGGCAAAAGCAGACCCTGAGCACCGGCGGCACGGCGGGCAGTGGCGACTACTTCATCAGCGTCGACAACTCGCGCCGCGACGGCTACCAGGATTTCACTTTCACCAAGGCCAAGGGCGTGGTGAGCAACTTCGGCTATCGCTTCAACCCGAAACTCGAGACTCGCCTGTACATCCGCTACCGCGAGGAGTACCACGAGAACTCCGGCACCCTGACCCGGGCGCAACTGAAAAAGAACTCCACCCAGACCAACCCGGCCACCCAGGCCACCCGTTCCGACTCGACCAAGGAAGGTTCGACCTGGGTCGGCAGCAAGACCACCTACACCTTCGACGACGACTCGACCCTGGTGGCCGGCCTGGTCTACCACAACTACCCGCAGATCCTCAGCAAGAAGAGCACGGTCAACCCCAACTACTGGGACTGGCGCGACATCAACTACTCGCTCAACTACACCCGCAGCGATGAACTGCTGGGCTTGCCCAGCATCACCACGGCGGGCTGGACCAGCACCCAGCACATCCGCTCGGGGGTGCGTACCTACAAGGGTGACAAGGACCTCGGTGTGCTGCAGAAGCAGGTCGAGTACGACGGCTCCTTCGACCACGTGTTCACCCTGGGCAATGACCTGGGCCTGACCGACAACCTGTACCTGTCGACCGGTGTCTCGGCCATCGAGGTCAAGCGCAACGTCGATGTGAGCTTCAGCGACCGGCCCAACACCAGCAGCTTTCCCAGCCACTACCGCTACCAGGAATGGAAGCTGGCGCCGCGGGCTGGCCTGCGCTACTACCTGACGCCCGATGTGCAGGTGTACGGCAACGTCAGCCGTTCGATCGACCCGCCCAGCTCCTGGTCCAGCTCCGGCTCCGGGGTCACCACCAACTTCGCCAAGACCCTGGTGCCACAAAGCGCCAACACCGTGGAGCTGGGCATTCGCGGTCGCTCGGAGATCTTCGACGGCAGCCTGACCTTGTACAAATCCTGGATCAAGGACGAGTTGCTCAACGTCGAGATCATCCCGGCCACCACTACCTCGGCCTCGGTGGTGTCGACCGCCAACGCCAGCCCGACCATTCACCAGGGCGTCGAGGCGGGGCTGACCACCAAGCTGTGGCAGCGCGCCAATGGCGATGTGCTGAGCTGGCGCCAGGCCTACACCCTCAACGACTTCCACTACCAGCACGACCCGCTGTTCAGCAAGAACGAACTGCCCGGCCTGCCCAAGCACATCTACCAGGGCGAGCTGTTCTACCAGTACGCCAACGGCTTCTACGCCGGGGTCAACGTGCGTACGGCCTCGCGCACGGCGGTGGACTACGCCAACAGTTTCTACGCGCCGTCCTACACCCTGTGGGGCGCACGCCTGGGCTACGACGCGCCGAACAACAAATGGCAGGTGTACCTGGACCTGAAGAACCTCACCGACCAGGACTACGCCACCGCACTGTTGCCCACCTACGACGCCAAGGGCCAGGACACTGCGGCGCTGTATCCGGGTGACGGTTTCGGTGCCTACACCGGTATTGCCTACAACTTCTGA
- the fdnG gene encoding formate dehydrogenase-N subunit alpha: MGLGRRQFFKLCTAGVATATCATLGFAPGMAQATQSRQYKLLRAKETRNNCTYCSVGCGILMYSLGDGAKNAKARIFHIEGDPDHPVSRGSLCPKGAGLVDYVHSEQRLLFPEYRAPGSDKWQRITWDHAIERIARLMKDDRDANFIEKNAKGTTVNRWLSTGMLCSSAASSETGSLDQRFTRALGILGTDSQARVCHAPTVSALAPTFGRGAMTNNWVDIKNANVVLIMGGNPAEAHPVGFKWVIEAKIRNGAKVIVVDPRFNRSAAVADIYSPIRAGSDVTFLMGVVNYLISHDKVQHEYVRHYTNASLIVREDYHFDDGLFSGYDASKRSYDRSSWTYELDEKGHARRDLTLSHPRCVWNLLKAHVSRYTPEVVTNICGTPKEDFLEICAVLASTCVPDRTATFLYALGWTHHTNGAQMIRGSGMIQLLLGNIGMAGGGVNALRGHSNIQGYTDLGLLSLRLPGYMNLPSDEQTTLATYLKQTTPTALLEDQVNYYKHTPKFFISLMKSLWGDKATKDNDWGFDWLPKWDDSYDVLNYSNRMFEGKVNGYIAQGFNPVAAFPDKNKAQAALAKLKFLVIIDPLATETSSFWQNHGEQHDVDTAAIQTEVFRLPSSCFAEEDGSIVNSGRWLQWHWAGAAPPGEAWHDGKILGHLFMKLRELYEQEGGANPAPILNMAWDYADPYDPKPEEVAKESNGRALADLHDEQGKLILRKGQLLSDFSQLRDDGSTQCFNWIFAGSWTEQGNQMARRDNADSGLGCTPGWAWAWPQNRRILYNRASADPQGNPWDPKRKLIGWDGQRWSGVDVPDFAVNAAPGGKVNPFIMLPEGLGRLFSVGALNDGPFPEHYEPTESPLANNPLHPNVTYSPTARVYESDRKRMGKREDFPYVATTYSITELFRHWTKHARLNAIVQPEQFIEIGEKLANDKGIQQGDTVKVTTQRGYIKAKAVVTKRIRRLAVNGQDVDTIGIPCHWGYEGATRKGFLANTLTPGIGDSNTQTPEYKAFLVNIEKV; the protein is encoded by the coding sequence ATGGGACTCGGCAGACGCCAGTTCTTCAAGCTCTGCACCGCCGGTGTCGCCACCGCCACCTGCGCCACCCTGGGCTTTGCCCCCGGCATGGCCCAGGCCACGCAGTCGCGCCAGTACAAACTGCTGCGCGCCAAGGAAACCCGCAACAACTGCACCTACTGCTCGGTGGGTTGCGGGATTCTGATGTACAGCCTGGGCGACGGCGCCAAGAACGCCAAGGCGCGTATCTTCCACATCGAAGGCGACCCCGATCACCCGGTCAGCCGTGGCTCGCTGTGCCCCAAAGGCGCGGGCCTGGTGGACTACGTGCACAGCGAGCAGCGCCTGCTGTTCCCCGAATACCGCGCGCCCGGCTCGGACAAATGGCAACGCATCACCTGGGACCACGCCATCGAGCGCATCGCCCGGCTGATGAAGGACGACCGCGACGCCAACTTCATCGAGAAGAACGCCAAGGGCACCACGGTCAATCGCTGGTTGAGCACCGGCATGCTCTGCTCCTCGGCCGCCAGCAGTGAAACCGGCTCGCTGGACCAGCGCTTCACCCGCGCCCTGGGGATCCTCGGCACCGACAGCCAGGCCCGGGTCTGCCACGCACCGACCGTGTCGGCCCTGGCGCCGACCTTCGGCCGTGGCGCGATGACCAACAACTGGGTCGACATCAAGAACGCCAACGTGGTGCTGATCATGGGCGGCAACCCGGCCGAGGCGCACCCGGTGGGCTTCAAGTGGGTGATCGAGGCGAAGATCCGCAACGGCGCCAAGGTCATCGTCGTCGACCCGCGCTTCAACCGCAGCGCCGCGGTGGCCGACATCTATTCGCCGATCCGCGCAGGCTCCGACGTGACCTTCCTGATGGGCGTGGTCAACTACCTGATCAGCCACGACAAGGTCCAGCACGAGTACGTGCGCCACTACACCAACGCCAGCCTGATCGTGCGCGAGGACTACCACTTCGACGACGGCCTGTTCAGCGGCTACGACGCCAGCAAGCGCAGCTACGACCGCAGCTCCTGGACCTACGAGCTGGATGAAAAGGGCCATGCCAGACGCGACCTGACCCTGAGCCACCCACGCTGCGTCTGGAACCTGCTCAAGGCCCACGTCAGCCGCTACACCCCCGAGGTGGTCACCAATATCTGCGGCACGCCCAAGGAAGATTTCCTGGAGATCTGCGCGGTCCTGGCCAGCACCTGCGTGCCTGATCGCACGGCCACCTTCCTCTACGCCCTGGGCTGGACCCACCACACCAACGGCGCGCAGATGATCCGTGGCTCGGGCATGATCCAGCTGCTGCTGGGCAACATCGGCATGGCCGGTGGCGGGGTCAACGCCCTGCGTGGCCACTCCAACATCCAGGGCTACACCGACCTGGGCCTGCTGTCGCTGCGCCTGCCCGGCTACATGAACCTGCCCTCCGACGAACAGACCACGCTGGCCACCTACCTCAAGCAGACCACGCCCACGGCGCTGCTGGAGGACCAGGTCAACTACTACAAGCACACGCCGAAATTCTTCATCAGCCTGATGAAGAGCCTCTGGGGCGACAAGGCGACCAAGGACAACGACTGGGGCTTTGATTGGCTGCCCAAGTGGGACGACAGCTACGACGTGCTCAACTACAGCAACCGCATGTTCGAGGGCAAGGTCAACGGCTACATCGCCCAGGGCTTCAACCCGGTGGCGGCCTTCCCCGACAAGAACAAGGCCCAGGCGGCACTGGCCAAGCTCAAGTTCCTGGTGATCATCGACCCGCTGGCCACCGAGACGTCGAGCTTCTGGCAGAACCACGGCGAGCAGCACGACGTCGACACCGCCGCGATCCAGACCGAAGTGTTCCGCCTGCCCTCCTCCTGCTTTGCCGAGGAAGACGGCTCGATCGTCAACTCCGGACGCTGGCTGCAGTGGCACTGGGCAGGCGCCGCGCCGCCCGGCGAGGCCTGGCACGATGGCAAGATCCTCGGCCACCTGTTCATGAAACTGCGCGAGCTGTATGAACAGGAAGGCGGTGCCAACCCGGCGCCGATCCTCAACATGGCCTGGGACTATGCCGACCCGTATGACCCCAAGCCTGAAGAAGTGGCCAAGGAGTCCAACGGCCGCGCCCTGGCCGACCTGCACGACGAGCAAGGCAAGCTGATCCTGCGCAAGGGCCAGTTGCTCAGCGATTTTTCGCAGTTGCGCGATGACGGCAGCACCCAGTGCTTCAACTGGATCTTTGCCGGCTCCTGGACCGAACAGGGCAACCAGATGGCCCGTCGCGACAACGCCGACAGCGGCCTGGGCTGCACACCGGGCTGGGCCTGGGCCTGGCCGCAGAACCGGCGCATTCTCTACAACCGCGCCTCGGCCGACCCCCAGGGCAACCCCTGGGACCCGAAACGCAAGCTGATCGGCTGGGACGGCCAGCGCTGGAGCGGCGTCGATGTACCCGACTTCGCCGTCAACGCCGCCCCCGGTGGCAAGGTCAACCCGTTCATCATGCTGCCCGAAGGCCTGGGCCGGCTGTTTTCGGTCGGCGCCCTGAACGACGGCCCGTTCCCGGAACACTACGAGCCGACCGAAAGCCCGCTGGCGAACAACCCCTTGCACCCGAACGTCACCTACAGCCCCACGGCGCGGGTGTACGAAAGCGACCGCAAGCGCATGGGCAAGCGTGAAGACTTCCCCTACGTCGCCACCACCTACTCGATCACCGAGCTATTCCGCCACTGGACCAAGCACGCGCGGCTGAACGCCATCGTCCAGCCCGAGCAGTTCATCGAGATCGGCGAAAAGCTGGCCAACGACAAGGGCATCCAACAGGGCGACACGGTCAAGGTGACCACCCAGCGCGGCTACATCAAGGCCAAGGCGGTGGTGACCAAGCGCATCCGTCGCCTGGCGGTCAACGGCCAGGATGTCGACACCATCGGCATCCCGTGCCACTGGGGTTACGAGGGCGCCACCCGCAAGGGCTTCCTGGCCAACACCCTGACCCCCGGTATCGGCGACTCGAACACCCAGACGCCGGAGTACAAGGCGTTTCTCGTGAACATTGAAAAGGTCTGA
- the fdxH gene encoding formate dehydrogenase subunit beta, giving the protein MQSQDIVRRSATSVLTPAPHTRDHQAEVAKLIDVSICIGCKACQVACNEWNDLRDEVGHNVGVYDNPADLSAETWTLMRFDEVEDESGKLEWLIRKDGCMHCADPGCLKACPQPGAIIQYANGIVDFQSEHCIGCGYCIAGCPFDVPRISQKDNKAYKCTLCVDRVSVGQEPACVKTCPTGAINFGSKQDMLHQASERVTELQGRGFAGAGIYDPQGVGGTHVVYVLQHADKPQLYHKLPTDPRISTAIQGWKGWMKPVAAAAFFATLAGTLFHYIGVGPNEVDEADEKREEDTHA; this is encoded by the coding sequence ATGCAATCCCAAGACATCGTCCGCCGCTCGGCCACCAGCGTGCTGACCCCGGCGCCACACACCCGCGACCACCAGGCCGAAGTGGCCAAGCTGATCGACGTGAGCATCTGCATCGGCTGCAAGGCCTGCCAGGTGGCGTGCAACGAATGGAACGACCTGCGTGACGAAGTCGGTCACAACGTTGGCGTGTACGACAACCCGGCGGACCTGTCCGCCGAGACCTGGACGCTGATGCGCTTTGACGAAGTCGAAGACGAAAGCGGCAAGCTCGAATGGCTGATCCGCAAGGACGGCTGCATGCACTGCGCCGACCCCGGCTGCCTGAAAGCCTGCCCGCAACCGGGGGCGATCATCCAGTACGCCAACGGCATCGTCGACTTCCAGTCCGAGCACTGCATCGGCTGCGGCTACTGCATCGCTGGCTGCCCCTTCGATGTGCCGCGCATCAGCCAGAAGGACAACAAGGCCTACAAGTGCACCCTGTGCGTGGACCGTGTCTCGGTCGGCCAGGAGCCTGCGTGCGTCAAGACCTGCCCCACCGGCGCGATCAACTTCGGCAGCAAGCAGGACATGCTGCACCAGGCCAGCGAGCGGGTCACTGAACTGCAGGGCCGCGGCTTTGCCGGCGCCGGCATCTACGACCCGCAAGGCGTGGGGGGTACCCATGTGGTGTACGTGCTGCAGCACGCCGACAAACCGCAGCTGTACCACAAGCTGCCCACCGACCCGCGTATCAGCACCGCTATCCAGGGCTGGAAAGGCTGGATGAAACCGGTGGCAGCGGCAGCCTTCTTCGCCACCCTGGCCGGCACCCTGTTCCACTACATCGGCGTGGGCCCAAACGAGGTCGACGAAGCGGACGAGAAACGTGAGGAGGACACCCACGCATGA
- a CDS encoding ABC transporter permease codes for MNTLQRIFWRLAAGVGVLWGAATLTFLAINLSAGDPALAILGGPDAMPSAELIAQVRAEYGLDQPLLVQYGQYLGRLAQGDLGESYRLRMPVLQVIGGQLGATVQLSLAAALVSVLLAVVCAVLSANRPRWVRSLVSGTELVLSSAPSFVIGIVLLLLFSFGWHLLPPSGSGSWQALILPSLALALPVAAVLTQVLRQELEDILEQPFIAMARARGMSETGVRLKHALRHALVSLVTLSGFVFASLLGGAVIIEMLFARQGIGRLMLDAALSKDMPLLLGITLLAAAIYVVVNFLVDLINHWVDPRSTRV; via the coding sequence ATGAATACGCTGCAGCGGATTTTCTGGCGCCTGGCGGCCGGTGTCGGCGTGCTCTGGGGCGCGGCGACCCTGACCTTCCTGGCGATCAACCTGAGTGCCGGCGACCCGGCCCTGGCGATTCTTGGCGGCCCCGATGCAATGCCCAGCGCCGAACTGATCGCCCAGGTGCGCGCCGAGTACGGCCTGGACCAACCGCTGCTGGTGCAGTACGGCCAGTACCTGGGGCGCCTGGCCCAGGGCGACCTGGGCGAGTCGTACCGGCTGCGCATGCCGGTGCTGCAAGTGATCGGCGGCCAGCTGGGTGCCACGGTGCAGCTGTCGCTGGCCGCCGCCCTGGTGTCGGTGCTGCTGGCGGTGGTGTGCGCGGTGCTCAGTGCCAACCGGCCGCGCTGGGTGCGATCACTGGTGTCCGGCACGGAGCTGGTGCTGTCGTCGGCGCCGTCGTTCGTGATCGGCATCGTGCTGCTGTTGCTGTTCTCGTTCGGCTGGCACCTGTTGCCGCCCTCGGGCTCCGGCAGCTGGCAGGCGTTGATCCTGCCCAGCCTGGCGCTGGCCTTGCCGGTGGCCGCGGTGCTGACCCAGGTGCTGCGCCAGGAGCTTGAAGACATCCTCGAACAACCCTTCATCGCCATGGCCCGGGCCCGCGGCATGTCCGAGACCGGGGTGCGCCTCAAGCACGCCCTGCGTCATGCCCTGGTGTCGCTGGTGACGCTGTCGGGCTTTGTCTTCGCCAGCCTGCTGGGCGGGGCGGTGATCATCGAAATGCTCTTCGCCCGCCAGGGCATCGGCCGGCTGATGCTCGATGCCGCCCTGAGCAAGGACATGCCGTTGCTGCTGGGCATCACCCTGCTGGCGGCGGCCATTTATGTGGTCGTCAATTTTCTCGTCGACCTGATCAACCACTGGGTCGACCCCCGTAGCACTCGGGTATGA
- a CDS encoding formate dehydrogenase subunit gamma — translation MNTDKLILRTRFIDRACHWFMVICFFAVALSGLSWFFPSFNGLNAVFGTAQLARILHPFFGVVVFVLLMFLFVRFVRYNLPEREDVQWFKNVKQVLAGKHDPALNIGKYNAGQKVLFWGIMGLITLLLLSGVVIWRPYFAPLFSIPTIRIGLLVHALAGIALILLIIGHAYLAFWVKGSIRGMVTGYVSRAWAKTHHDRWYRQISKQDKNGSKP, via the coding sequence ATGAACACCGACAAACTGATCCTGCGCACCCGCTTCATCGACCGCGCCTGTCACTGGTTCATGGTGATCTGCTTCTTCGCCGTGGCGTTGTCGGGCCTGTCGTGGTTCTTCCCCTCGTTCAACGGCCTCAACGCCGTGTTCGGCACTGCGCAACTGGCGCGGATCCTCCACCCGTTCTTCGGGGTCGTGGTGTTCGTGCTGCTGATGTTCCTGTTCGTGCGCTTCGTGCGCTACAACCTGCCCGAACGCGAGGACGTGCAGTGGTTCAAGAACGTCAAGCAAGTGCTGGCCGGCAAACATGACCCGGCACTGAACATCGGCAAATACAACGCCGGGCAGAAGGTGCTGTTCTGGGGAATCATGGGCCTGATCACCCTGTTGCTGCTCAGCGGCGTGGTGATCTGGCGGCCATACTTCGCGCCGCTGTTCAGCATCCCGACCATCCGCATCGGTTTGCTGGTGCATGCCCTTGCCGGCATTGCCCTGATCCTGCTGATCATTGGTCATGCCTACCTTGCGTTCTGGGTCAAAGGCTCGATCCGCGGCATGGTCACCGGCTACGTCAGCCGCGCCTGGGCCAAGACCCACCATGACCGCTGGTACCGCCAGATCAGCAAGCAGGACAAGAACGGGAGCAAGCCATGA
- a CDS encoding ABC transporter substrate-binding protein, with protein sequence MSVFTRLGLFGALLALAACEPAGDAGQGGSTSAIDGTFSNGTLSYAAQDYFEAAPGKPGGTLRVSTASDTTTLDVHSISHGNVQWLGRILFDCLLYQDEQGNISPWLAKAWDISADGKTYTFHLRDDVTFSDGEKFNARALQVNLEHMRDPATKSPLAAAYIAPYVDGRIVDEYTFEAHLREPYSPFLDVLAQSWLSMISPRQILEAPKSIAEHPIGSGPFVLESYTRDQGANFVKRKGYNWAPPVTRHQGEAYLDRLELSIVPEPMIRFSTLESGQSDFTVDAPTQNARAIRGNPDLELRSRIRKANPFRSLTFNVERFPFDDVEVRRAVAKAIDRDGLAWITGFGEYLAKGDFLAANTRYYDPAFKDVLAYDVNEANRILDQAGWQQRDDQGYRVRNGQRLAAHLLTYETAAYPSSIAVAIQSDLKKIGLEIDIDLLPLAQVTQRRYASDFQLIGGGYWHTNTPDGLFILYHSQAISTAKLIGQNAGRFRDAELDRVLSAARSTTDPAELTGLYRTAQERLAQTIPAVPVFESHVLLAYRKAVKGLIFDTSHNTPFFTSVWLDQEGI encoded by the coding sequence ATGAGTGTATTCACACGGCTGGGCCTGTTCGGCGCGCTGTTGGCCCTCGCGGCCTGCGAGCCTGCGGGCGACGCGGGGCAGGGCGGTAGTACCAGCGCGATCGACGGCACGTTCAGCAACGGCACCCTGAGCTATGCCGCCCAGGATTACTTCGAGGCCGCACCGGGCAAGCCCGGCGGCACCCTGCGGGTGTCGACCGCCTCGGACACCACCACCCTGGATGTGCACTCGATTTCCCACGGCAATGTGCAGTGGCTGGGGCGCATCCTGTTCGACTGCCTGCTGTACCAGGACGAGCAGGGCAATATCTCGCCGTGGCTGGCCAAGGCCTGGGACATCTCCGCCGACGGCAAGACCTACACCTTTCATCTGCGCGACGACGTGACCTTCAGCGACGGCGAAAAATTCAACGCCCGCGCGCTGCAGGTCAACCTGGAGCACATGCGCGACCCGGCCACCAAGTCGCCCCTGGCGGCGGCCTACATCGCCCCCTATGTGGACGGGCGCATCGTCGATGAGTACACCTTCGAGGCGCACCTGCGCGAGCCGTACTCGCCGTTTCTCGATGTGCTGGCGCAATCCTGGCTGAGCATGATTTCGCCCCGCCAGATTCTCGAAGCGCCCAAGAGCATCGCCGAGCATCCGATCGGCTCCGGGCCTTTCGTGCTGGAAAGCTACACCCGCGACCAGGGCGCCAACTTCGTCAAGCGCAAGGGCTACAACTGGGCGCCGCCGGTGACCCGCCACCAGGGCGAGGCCTACCTGGACCGGCTGGAACTGAGCATCGTCCCGGAGCCGATGATCCGCTTCAGCACCCTGGAATCGGGCCAGTCGGACTTCACCGTCGATGCCCCGACCCAGAACGCCCGGGCCATTCGCGGCAACCCCGACCTTGAACTGCGCAGCCGCATCCGCAAGGCCAATCCGTTTCGCAGCCTGACCTTCAATGTCGAGCGCTTTCCCTTTGACGACGTCGAGGTGCGCCGGGCAGTGGCCAAGGCCATCGACCGCGACGGCCTGGCGTGGATCACCGGGTTTGGCGAGTACCTGGCCAAGGGCGACTTCCTGGCCGCCAACACCCGCTACTACGACCCGGCGTTCAAGGACGTTCTGGCCTATGACGTGAACGAGGCCAACCGCATTCTCGACCAGGCCGGCTGGCAGCAGCGCGATGACCAGGGTTATCGGGTCAGGAACGGCCAGCGCCTGGCCGCGCACCTGCTCACCTACGAGACCGCCGCCTACCCCAGCAGCATCGCCGTGGCCATTCAGTCGGACCTGAAAAAGATCGGCCTGGAAATCGACATCGACCTGCTGCCCCTGGCGCAGGTCACCCAGCGCCGCTACGCCAGCGATTTCCAGCTGATCGGCGGCGGCTACTGGCACACCAACACCCCGGACGGCCTGTTCATCCTCTACCACAGCCAGGCGATCAGCACGGCCAAGCTGATCGGCCAGAACGCCGGGCGCTTTCGCGACGCCGAACTGGACCGGGTGCTCAGCGCTGCCCGAAGCACCACCGACCCGGCCGAACTGACCGGGCTCTACCGCACCGCCCAGGAGCGCCTGGCGCAAACCATTCCGGCGGTGCCGGTGTTCGAGAGCCATGTGCTGCTGGCCTACCGCAAGGCGGTCAAGGGCTTGATCTTCGACACCTCGCACAACACCCCGTTCTTCACCAGCGTCTGGCTCGACCAGGAGGGCATATGA